gctggagcgCACGTGCAAAGAGCTGGCGCTGCATATGATCCTTGAACCAGGTGATATTCAATTCTTGCATAACCCCCACATTTTCCACGCGCGCACTGCTTACACCGATTACCCCCCTGGATcggttgacgaggatgggAATCCTCGACCACAGAGACACCTAATGAGGTTGTGGCTGGCAGTGCCGCAGAGTGAGGGCGGGTGGAGGACCCCTTTGCCCGACACCGACAACAAGAAGAGAGGTGGTATCCAAGTGGACAACCAGCCACCAAAATGTCCTATTGATGCAGAATAGATCATCACCTGCTAGTAACAAGCAATATTCTATGTATATATCTTGATACCATTATGAGAGAAATGGAAATTGATGCCCCCATGAACCACGTTGCTCCTGTCTGTCGCTGTGCAGCTGCGCACCACCTACCCAGGGGTGTAGGCCCGTGTGCTCAAGCCCAGAGTCCATGGCTGTTTCGGCTGGCTGCCACGTCCATCCCAGGTCAGATGTGAAGAGCATCAACTCGTCGGCTCCAGTCAGCATCGGTGGAGATATGTCAGTCGCTTGTGCAGAACCACCCGTAGCCGATGATGCAATACGCTCTGGAGCATGTCGTTCCGGTATCGTTCTACGCGCCATGCGGTAAATGGTGAGGGGGTTGAGAACGTAGTCAGGTGCACTTTGAGCGGgaactcctgcaggagtCTGCCGCCCAGTGTCTTCCAAATCCAAGGAGTAAAAGTCATCCGGGACTATATTTCTACCGCTAGCTATTTCAGCCTCCGATCCTAGAAGTCTCGACATTGTTTCTGCAAGGTCGGCCTTTTAATATTAGTGATGCCTTCTATCCACCTTGAGGGACACTTACCAGACGCCCAGACACAGCATTCAATGATTCCATGGCTCGTAAGGCCCTTATATTGCTCTGCAAATAAGGAATGGTTTGGACAACCAAGTCTTTACTGTTTTGTTCACGGGGGTCGATTAGCTGGGTAAGATAGTACAACATAATGCGTGAGCTGTCATAAGTAACGGTCGGGAGCCAGGTGTCTGACAGATTATGCGGCCCATGCCGCTCAGCCTCGGCGATAATCGTCGCCAGACTTTTAGCTGCCTTGTACAAGTCTGATCGCATCTTCTCGAGATACTCGCTTTGCTCTGGGGGAAATTCGATAGCTGAGCGCAGCTTAAATAAAGCTGGAGCTCCTAGTCGGTATAAATCACACAGTGTTTGGTGATGGGCACAGTGCAGAAGCACCAACGCTCCCAGCTGCGATGAGGCTTTGCGTGCGTAGATGGCGGGTGCGGTGAAGTGTAGGTTCTCCGGTAACGAGTTGTACCAGTCCCAACATGCCTTGTCTAGAATGGCGAATTCCGAGTTCGGGAGCCACGGAGACATGGCTTTATCGAGGTGCTTTATGTAACGGAGGACCTGCTTTCGAATTCGTATATGCTGGATAAAATACGCCATGATTCCCATGTTCTCGTCTGGGTCTACCGGGGTAATTTCCGGTCGAAGAAACCCAAGAACCGTACCGTCGAGTGTCCGCGTAACACACGGCGCCTCTTGGAGGAATCGCCGCTCATTGCACGGCAGCTGTATTTTGATGTCCCTTTCTTCAATTAGCATAAGCTGATCAACTCCACTTCCGAGCAGCGCATCGGTCACAAAACAGCTCCACATTAACCGACGACGCGCTTCCCTCGCAGAAATGGAAAGGCCAGGTTCCAAACAGAGAATGTCGGTAGAAAACTCAAGGTTGATTTGCAGTGCCTGGGCCATGCGCGCAGTGATCCCTCCCAGCATGAACGCTTGAGCAAAGGTGCCCACTCGTAATGCGTGGTCGTATAGTAGTTGTGAGGCCATGAGGTTGTCGATGGAGATCTTGTCCAGATCCTTTAGGACCATACTGTAAGCAGTATCTGCCCAGCGAGAGCCGGCCCTCAGTATGAATTTTGGTGATAACTTCTGGCTAGTGGCGCCCCATTCTAGGGCATAGAACCTCGTCAAATTAGCCAGGATACCAAACCCAGTGACCTTCATCAACTTACTGAGCACCTAGGGCGCATACAACGTGAAGCAGAGCCGTTTGTCCCTCCGAAGCCAGTTCTTCGTCAACTCTGCGGAGAAATGAGGGCTTATGAAGAAAAGCGAAACAGCGAATGGGGTGAACATGAGCAAAGTAGTTATCGACCAGGACTGCCACCCTAGCTTTCTCGGGGAGGTCAGAAGATGTCAACCTGTTATGATCTTAGTAGACATCACCAGAACACAACAGAGTTGGCAATTACCATGCCAAATACGGAGTCTGTGCTTCATTTTCCGGCGGCGCAGAACTTGGTCTCTCAGGTGGATCAACCGTGCTTGTCAACCGTCGTGGCCACACGGGCTCAGCGTTTTCCCCATACTGGCACTGAAGATTCTTTTCTCGGCATCTGGAGCATGCTGGCCGTTCACCAGAGCACTTAGCCCTTCCCAGTCGGCAGTCGGAGCAGGATCGGTACATCCGCCTTGCCCTGGTATGGGCATCTGAGTGCCGAATCGCTGAACGCCCGTATCCAGAACACTCTAACTGAAGCCTCTCGCAGTTGCCGCAGCCGTCCGGTCGCTCGTCACATTTTACCTGGAGGAGAACCCTATCAGCAGCTCTTACGACGCGTTTTGTGGGGTAACAGTGCTCGGGAAACCAGCTTACCTTACGAGCTCTGCATGTGTTGCACCCTGCAAAATcagttaaatattaataaatcaGGTAATATATCATTCCCACCTGATCTAGATCGCTTATTTCGACGCTGTGGCTGTTGTTGTGGGGAATTGCATTCCATGCTTGGGGTGTTGACAGTGGAAGAATGGGGGATCGTCGGCTGCGGGAGTCGCGTCGGATGTTGACTCTCCCCAACAATCACGCTGCTCCCTCACCTACCACGCCCTGCTACAAAACCATCGGACTTGTTCAATTAAGGATCATCTAGATTTGGTATGGATTCATCCTCTTAGTGAAGTGTGAAGATTATAAACATTTTGACTGATTCGTCCATAGTTTCCCTTCTACGGCTGTAGTATGTCCCGACACGTCAACATGGGATGACCCTTCCGCCACACGAACTTCTCACGAACCGGATAATTATCTTTCTACATCCCAAGCACAATTCCGATGGTTGCTACTCAGTGTTTGTTATCATTATAACACAACTCGAACTGCCTTGTCCATGCAACCCGAGATGAATCAGCCAAGCGCTTGATTGGGAGTCCCTATCGCGACCGGTGCGAGTAAAACTTCAAAGTCGCGATGCGCCAGAAATCGCCAATGCCGTACCGACGGGCTGCGCAGGCGGCTCGCGGGAGTGGCGCGAGATGGGTGGCTGCTGGCTTCACAAAGTTAACCCGACCACGACCCGATGGCTCGACGTCAGATAACCGAGTAAACGGCACTTGACCATCGGTGATCGCGCCTGTTAGCTTTCCGTCATCGAGTGCATCTTGCGGTCGCCAATTGACGTCCGAGTAGCCTCATCCTTGACATAAGGACCGGGTCAAACTGATCTCATCCAAGTACCGAATCTCACCAGCTGTCAAATCCTCCCCATCTGCCACCGGCCTGTCACATACGATCAAGCGGCGAACTTGGGTTACCTCAGCATCGACTCGGAGGCCAGTGCCACCACTTGCGACATGCAAAACTCTACGCTGTACCAAGACCAGAAGACCAGTCCCAGCGGTCCAGATCATTCAGATGTGAGTGGATGGGAGTGGAGAGCCTATTCCGCCACGAAAGTCAGGTAGCGCTGAGTTCCCTTCCACCGGCTGGGTCATGGCTCAGCGTGGGTTGCAGTGAACTTTAGTTCTAGCAGTTGCAAAGGCTATTCCGCGGAACTTCAGCGGCAAGTCGGGAACTTTCGTGACATGGGGGTTCCTTTCGGATTCGAATCGGGGAACAGTCCTCGCTGCAATGCCTTACCGGGGGCAGGCGGCGATATACCTGCTGTGGACACCCAATGCCGCTCAGATGGCGAACACCAATGTGAATATTGAACAAATGAACAGTGAGGTACTACGGACTCCGCTGCCAAGTACCAGACTACTACTACCACCCTCGTGAAACGACTGACCGAGAGCCTTCGATAGTCCCCTGGTGGGATAAGTACACGATGCAGTGGAACCGCGCACGTAAGCTCCGCTTCTACAAAGCACGCAGTGCTTGGAGTAACATCGAGCTCTGGAGCTCGAACAGTGGGGAGCGTCGTTGCATCTTGCAAAATTTTTATCCCACATCAGCTTCTCTGGGATTGACAGGAACTCGCTTATGCCAGGTACCACTGCCGATCAGTTTGTTGTGTGGGACGAAAGAGGACTCGGCGATGCTCTTGCCCTTTCAACGGCCCTTGCTTATTTTTTGTTTAAGCGTTCCATGGAACCCGCTGGCCTGATTTGACAATTCCTGAGAAATTGTTGTGCGGAAAGCAGTCGGATTGGCTGCTCAGCGCTTGGAATCCGGTTCTGCCCCTGGTCCAGACTTGGCAGCCCACGGTCGAGATCCCGATTTTTGTTCTCTTGAGAGCCACGCACAGACGCGTCACATTACCTATCTCTGGGGTCTTTGTGCGACACGCCCGTTGTCAATGCGCCCGGataatataaagaaattCCGAATATATCTTCCAATAGTCACGAGTGCACATGCCCGTCAGATACGATATCATCGCTTCCGAATCACGACATCGTACGCCAGGGATGGCTCCCAACTCCCAAGAAccaggcggtggtggagactggagacggATGGTCCACTGCATCTTGATTCTCGAACCTTTGGACGCGCACATCCATTCCTACCTAGGAGACTGGGCAGCTTTCGACTCCAGTCTCGGTGGCTTGCTAAAATCGGGCCCTGACTTGCAACTGAAAGTCCAGACTCGCCAGACCCCAGTTGCAGTCCTTTCTGTCTAGGCTTGGTGATTGAATGACCAGCTGGTTGCCAACACCCTGGATATTTCATTCCTTTGAGCATCCCCCGCAGTAGGAAATAGGTGATGTGGCAATGCAGACACAAAGTTGCGAACCCGCCCAGGACAGCTCATGGTTGAAAGACAGCTTTCAAACATGGATGCCACAGTGCCACCGTTCTTCCCATGAGATCTCGGCATTTGCGGTCCCACCCAAGCCACTGACGCTCGAATTTCATTCTGGGCCGGCCAATTGTATTGACGACCGTTCTGGATTCAGGAACGTATCCAGTGCGGCCAATAATAGTCTGGGGCACAACTTCCATGGGTCCGATTCCATAGTCAATGTGGCCAATTGCGCTGCTTTTGAATGCATTCCCCTGCCTATCAGTGTGTCGTCCTGCCTGTTGCGTCCATCCACGGTCATCTTGGTCCAATTATTCCATTCACATCAATGCCCCCGcagaccaccaccacttaCGCATGCTTTGTCCCACAAGGATCTCGACCAGAGGTAGTCCATTCGAACGCCATGGTCGAGACCCGAAGAGTAGACGTGGTGGCATTTTCGTGGAGTAACCGACTGCTCCCCCAAAGCTATATAAGAAGGACAACCCCTCGTCCTGATCGTAATTTCATTCACACATCTACAGAGTTACAATCCAACTCAGACACTCCTTTTGAACTCTACTCTCTCCTGTTACCTAGAGTAACATATTCCATTTCAAGACCTATATCATCATCGCTTGACGCGACCTCACACTCCTTCAAAAAAATGCAACTCACCAAGtctcttctgctgctggcagCCCTTGCCTCCACTTCCCTTGCTCGCCCTGAGGGCCACGAGAGACGTCAAGCCTCTACCACCACCTCGGCTGCCTCCTCTACCTCTtctacctcttcctcctcttcctccgccggTGGCGGCTTCGGTGCTAAAACCTCCAACTCCGGCTCCGGAATCACCTACCAGGGCAACGTCGGCGACCCCTACGGTAGCAACATGATCGAGATCTCCTCCGATGATGCCTCGAACTACAAGCACGTCGCCAAGATCTCCGGCGAGAACAGCGAGCCCTGGGACctgatcttcttcaacaagtaCGGCCCCGACGGCAAGATGGACGGCTGGTTCGGCCACTCCGCCCTCACGCTTACCCTCAACTCCGGTGAGACCAAGTACGTCgccttcgacgacgacaccAACGGCGGTTTCGCTGCCGCTCCCAGTGGCAGCATGCCCCTTGACCCTGGTGGCGGCTACGCCTCTACCTGGGGTGAGTTCGACTTCAGCAGCACCGGCAATGGCGGCTGGTCCGGCTTCGATGTCTCCGCCATCGTTGCTCAGAACGCTGGCGAGGCTGTCCAGGGTATGAAGATCTGCGAGCAGGGCGGCGGCACTTGCTCCAGCATCTCGCCCGATGCTTCGTCTGTCGATAACGCCTACACCACTGGCGAGACTGATATCGGTGGAATTGGCGGCAACATCTCCGGAGACGGTAACGTTCTGCTCGAGGTTACCGTCAACTGGCAAGGCTAAAAAAGTTCTGTTGATCAAAACTTGAATGATTACGACGCGTTATAGACTACAAATGAATATGAATTCCTCACTTTAAAACCCGGACTTAGTACTAGTAGAgcattttcttctttctaccCGTAGGCCTCAGCTTATCCTGTGTCTCTGCAGCCGCTTAGAACTAAGATTGTGCGTGCATAGGGATTACTAATGTACAAGTTGTGCAGTTATGCACATTCTACAGAATCCCGAAATCCTTCGGCCTTCGTCTGCCAACATCAGCAAGTCATTTCATCACATTCGCTATTGCAACCCAATCATATGCGCAGAATGGTGTCTCTTTTCAAGCTCCAGATCGTGCACTATGGGCAGTTCCGATGGGCTTCGGGCTTACTAAAATTGCTAACAGGCAAGGGTTGAACATAAcccagatatatatataccctcCCTCTACACCACATCTGAGAACAACAAAAACTTCATCCAAAAACCAGAATAACATACCctataaacttatttttcCTCCAAAATGTCCCTTGTCTGGCTCATCACCGGAACATCCTCCGGCTTTGGCCACGAATTCGTCACCCAAGTCCTCGCCCGCGGGGACAAGGTCATCGCAACAGCACGCAACATCTCCAAGATATCGCACCTGAAGCAACTCGGTGCTGAAATCATGGCACTGGATGTTACATCCCCGCAGGCAGAACTCAACACTAAAGCCGCCGAAGCCATCTCGCTCTTTGGAAAGGTAGATGTGCTTGTTAATAATGCAGCATACACCCAGTTTGGGTTTTTGGAGGATATGAGGTTTGTCTCTATAAATTAGGGCTAAAGGGCTATCCCGGGCCATGGCTGATGGGGTTTCTCTAGTGAGGACGACTACGTGAAGCAGTTTACGACCAATGTCTTTGGAACGATCAACACGACTCGTGCATTCCTGCCTCATTTCCGCTCTCGCAGGGCCGGGACTGTGGTTAACATCGGTTCTATGTCTGCGTGGGAGACGTACCCTGGTGTCGGGGCGTATTCGGCTTCCAAGGCCGCCCTTCGCTGTATGTTTTCTTATTCTGTTTTGCCTGAGTGATAGTCTAACCGTGTATAGACGCCACAGACGCACTTGATCAGGAGGTCGCATCGCTCGGTATAAAGACTCTCCTGGTTGAGCCTGGCCAGTTCCGCACGGAGCTCTTGAGCTCTCAGAATAGTATGTTCGTCGAGACGGATATCCCTGAGCACAGGGAAGTGGCAAGTGCCACGTTCGACACATTTCGCAAAGCGCATGGGAACCAGAGAGGAGAGCCAGCGAAGGGGGTAGCTCGCATTATTGACGTCGTTCGAGGGGAGAATGGGGCCGCTAGGCGAAGGTGGCCGAAAGAGCTTGCTTTGGGACCAGATGCGGTTGCTGTGATTCGCAAGAAGTGTGAAGAGACGCTGAGGTCTCTGGCTGAATGGGAGGAGTTTTCTACCGGGACAGACTTTGTCTAGGAATAGGCCATAGTTGGAGGATTTGATATTTCTTCCTATCTACTGCTACGCTACGCCGCTTTCAATGAAGTTCTACTAGAGTTTCAACATTCAATTCTTCTCCAACTTAATACTAAATGTAAAGACAGGCCAAACGGAATGATAGTTAGAGCTAGTTGCCAGATGTTTAGTCAGGAAAAATCAATCAGAGCACCAGGGATATGGTTACTCCGTTGCAACCAAAGCTCCATAACCTGTACAACTCATCCACAGACCTCGTCGCGTCAATGTCTGAAACAAGACACTTACGTCTATAGAGGTCCATGATGGGACGATAGCAGAGATTCCGAGGATACAGGAGGATGGCAGGGTTAGCCATAATGGCCTTCCAGGGAACGGGGTTGGCGGCATTGACTTGAGTTACTTGGGGGGCCTTCTGTTTTATATCACAGCTTGATGCGCGGAGATTCTTGTGTCTTTCACAGTAGTAGCTCTCAGTATGCAACATTTTCAATTTCTTTTACATCAATCAGAACAGAATCTCGTTCCGTGACTCCGTGAAAGCGGACTACGGATGATATAACATAGCCGGGAAGTTGCCCGATCTCTGCAAAGTTGAATGCGGGGATTACAAGCCAAGATAGACTAATCTGTACCCCGCGTTACCGTGGAGTAAGACGTAGTGGTACAGGGTACGGGGTCTGGGGTATTGGTATATCGGGGGGCTGCCCGAATGGCCGGCAGCGTTGCCGTATACCTCTCCCTACGAGACTGGGCATGCGCATTGACATGATCAAGTAGGTGCTAGACTAAATGCATTTCTAGGCATTTGGCAAGGGTGAAGTGGTATATAAAGGCTAAGCCTAGGTACTCATCAGTCAGTCCACAATCCGTCCTCTCATCTCTTCTAACCCCATACTATCAAACATGGCTGATAGAACCAAGGAAAAGGATGCAGAATGCCCTGCATTCCCAGAGGCCAAGCCAGCAGAAGTCCAGAATATCACGACTGATGCTGTATTTGGGGAAATCACTGAGGACGGCCCCAACTATCGTAATGTGTGTACCCTGCCAGCGTGTCTCGATTCAGCCTAACTGGTTCTTCAGATAGGATGGATTGCTACTATTGTGCTCATGGCGAAATCGATGATTGGGCTAGGAGTTCTGGCTATCCCCGGAGCCTTCAATACTCTAGGCCTTATCCCCGGCGTCATCTGCCTTCTGACCGTTGCTACGATGACCTGGTGGTCAATGTACGTTGTCGGGATGTTCAAGCTGAGCCACCGCGAGGTATATGCCATCGACGATGCCGGATATATCATGTTTGGTACGGTTGGGCGAGACTTTCTAGGGGTAACATTCTGCATGTGTGAGTATAGTATAGCCTGGAGAGGATTGATAGCGAAGGGTTTGTGAAGGGTTGCTAATGCACAGACTAGACTGGATATTCGTCTCTGGCTCCGGACTGTTGAGCATCTCGATTGCCCTGAACGCAATTTCAACGCATGGGACATGCACCGCCGTCTTcgtggctgttgctgctgtcctcACCTACAGTCTATGCAGCATTCGCACTCTAGGCCGGATGAAGTGGATTACTTCGACTGGACTCGTGAGTATCCTGAGTGCCAGTAAGTCAACTTCATTATATATGTCCAGTCCAAACGTCAACATTCCTTGCTGACTTTTCAACTCCACCAGTCCTGATAGTTACGATTGCCGTTGGCGTACAGGACCGTCCCAGCGGTGCACCACAGGATATCCCCTGGAAATCCGACTACCAGCTGTTCAAAAAGCCATCCTTCCTAGACGCTGTCTCTGCAGTCTCCAGCATCGTTTTTGCATACGCCGGAACCAGCatgttcttctccatcgcagcAGAAATGCGTGAGCCCCAGCTATACACCCGCTGTTTGTTCTGCTGCCAGTGCATCGTCACTTCAACCTTCCTTACAATCGGCGTGGTGGTATACTATTACTGCGGGTCATATGTTGCCTCTCCGGCTCTGGGCTCTGCGGGGCCTCTTATGAAGAAGGTCTCTTGTGGCATTAGTATCCCTGGGATTCTGGCGTCGAATGTTATTCTCTCTCATGTAGGGCCCACCTCCCAATGCAGTATATCGTGGAATACTAACTTTGCCGTATTAGGTCCCTAGCAAGTATATCTTCGTCCGACTCCTCCGCGACACAAGACACCTCTCAGCCAACACCCTCCGGCACTGGACGACCTGGCTTCTCTGCACATTCGGCGTAGTAATAACGGCATATATAATCGCCAGCGCAATCCCAGTATTCAATAGCCTGGTCTCCCTTATCGGCGCGCTCCTCGGAACCCTAATGTCATTCCAGCCAATGGGCTGTATGTGGCTGTACGATAACTGGGGCAAAACGCGAGACACCCGGTGGTACTTCATGGTCTGCTGGAGCGGGTTTGTTATTGTTGCTGGAACGTTCCTTATGGTTTCTGGGACGTATGGCTCTGTTGTTGGGATTATCAACGATTACAGTGCTTCCGGGGGGTCTTCTGCTTGGTCTTGTGCGGATAACTCGAACTCGGTGTAGAAGCAAAGGTTGCGTAGAGTTAGGTATCTTAGAGGTAGACTCTAGTGGGATGTCTGGTAGAGGCACTATACCTGGAAGAGATTCCGTATATAAACATAGCTGGCGTCTATACATCACCTAATTCCGCTATGCATGAACTCCTGCCGTGAATCTAATACTCTACACCGTTTAACATATTGTAAGAGCTTATCCTGcctttattatctatatatttacatGGACTTACGGGCTTGCAAAAGGTCTACGTCTCCAAGGTATCTTATCATCGCATATAGTTCTTAGGGACTAGCAGGACAATGATAAAAGTCCACTAATGGTAGAACGCAGTTTAGTTTAATCTACAttctgcttgctgctgaCAGCTACAGCTTCGCAGGATGGTGGGGGAAGAGATAGCCCTCAACAAGATCCCTGGCAGCACGCGCAATCccgaagctgaagatgtatcctccgccagcgacaCCTGCCATATATGTTAGCGTACGTTTGTGAGCGTGGGTATATTGggtatatttataattctttaaaaCATACCGTACGCGTGGACAATCTTCTGCCCATCCTTGACCTCTCTCTCGACTCGTATACCGTTGACCCGGGATGGCCGGATGCCTACATTGTGTCTGACAATTTGATAGTCTTGTAAATTATTTGAGAAATGGCTCGGTAGGTTCTTGTTGACCCTGTTCACGATCTGGGACGAGTTAGCATTATTCTACACCTGGTGGAGATACGAACATCTTGACATAGATCCAAATCTGGGTTCGGATCACTGCATAAGGACCGTTAGTTCATCTAATATACAGAAGTGGAAAGAAAACAGGCAACATACACAGAACCCTTATGCCTCGTCCCACCAAGGACAGCAGTCCCGTCTAAGCGCGGTATCACATATGTATAAGTATCGCCCGTATCACGCATAAACAGCTTATCGTAGTTGCTCTTGACAAGCATAGTCTGGCCGCGGATCAGCTCCACGCTCTGGTCGCGCACGTCGTTCAGAGTTAGCGATCCAAAGCCCGTGGCGTTTATGAGCACGTCGTGGCCTAGAGACCGGGCTTCGGATAGGGAGGTCAGCGTCATGCGCTTGAATTGCACGCCCGTGCCTTCGAGGCGCTGACGGAGCCAGGGGAGGAATATGTCTGGGTTGAGGATCAGGCTTTTGTCTGTGGGTGGTTAGTACATGTAACTGTCTCTTTCAATTCGAAGTCTGGATTTACATGCTGTCCCGAGTTTGGCGCCTTTTGGTAGACTCTCAGGGGGCAGGAAGCGAAACTATGGACATGTCAGTTACTGCTTCCTGTTTATCATCCTTGATAACTAACCTCAGGCATATAATCCTTCCACCAGATGTCCTCTTCCGTCTTATCGTCATGGAAGTCCTCAATGGGGATCTTCTTGATACTCGACTCTGGATACACATCGCTCCACCGCCACAATTCCGCAAACGCGTCGAGCTGCATCTTGGCTTCTGCAGGCGACGAGCAGCCGCCTGCAATGAAACTAACTCCCGCCCAGGGACTCGCCCATTCAATGGACGGCTTGTCACCGGGGAGATTCCTGGCGACGACCGTGACCTTGTGGTGATGCGATAGCATGGAGGCCGTGGCCATGCCGACGATGCTGATGACCGTTAGTTTAGTCTACAAGTAGATATAGGTAGTAGGTAAGCTGACGCACCCTGCTCCAACAATGGTGATTTGGGCCATCTTGCCTTGATTGAACCACGGCATATATGGAGGGCCGGACATGTGGGATGATATTTATGATGCGAGAGTTGGAGAGCGGGCACCTATCGGTTTCAAACCCGGTTCAGTCCCTCTTGTCACTCCATCGGACTGATTATCCGAGTGAGTCAGTGCAGTTGGAGTCGTTGGTTTGCAACTTGGGGGCGTGCCCCGTGGGGAGACAACTGATATGGACTTCCAGACCATCGGCAGCACACCCGACTCATTTTTGACACTTCGGACGCCTCTGTGGACAATACTCTTTCAGGAATGCTGGAGCAGTTGGAGAAGCCAAGCCAATATAAATGGTATCAGTAGCCATGTTGATCACTgttgttggcatataataCAATTAGAAAGACAGCGAAATAAGCACTATCGGTAATGTTCTTATCTACCATCTCGATAACTATCATCCCTTGACAGCTCAAGTCTGGATATGATATATCAAACTGGGCTCAATCAATAAACAACCCCCCAGACGCAATTATGTGCGTCCCATTAATCCACCGCG
This region of Aspergillus puulaauensis MK2 DNA, chromosome 5, nearly complete sequence genomic DNA includes:
- a CDS encoding FAD-dependent oxidoreductase (COG:E;~EggNog:ENOG410PPW7;~InterPro:IPR023209,IPR006076,IPR006181;~PFAM:PF01266;~TransMembrane:1 (o15-35i);~go_function: GO:0003884 - D-amino-acid oxidase activity [Evidence IEA];~go_function: GO:0016491 - oxidoreductase activity [Evidence IEA];~go_function: GO:0071949 - FAD binding [Evidence IEA];~go_process: GO:0046416 - D-amino acid metabolic process [Evidence IEA];~go_process: GO:0055114 - oxidation-reduction process [Evidence IEA]), yielding MSGPPYMPWFNQGKMAQITIVGAGIVGMATASMLSHHHKVTVVARNLPGDKPSIEWASPWAGVSFIAGGCSSPAEAKMQLDAFAELWRWSDVYPESSIKKIPIEDFHDDKTEEDIWWKDYMPEFRFLPPESLPKGAKLGTAYKSLILNPDIFLPWLRQRLEGTGVQFKRMTLTSLSEARSLGHDVLINATGFGSLTLNDVRDQSVELIRGQTMLVKSNYDKLFMRDTGDTYTYVIPRLDGTAVLGGTRHKGSVDPNPDLDLCQDIVNRVNKNLPSHFSNNLQDYQIVRHNVGIRPSRVNGIRVEREVKDGQKIVHAYGVAGGGYIFSFGIARAARDLVEGYLFPHHPAKL